The sequence GTCGATGACGATGCGCCGGGCGACCGTCACCAGCCACGGCCGGACGGAGCCGGTGGCCCGGTCGAGCCGGCCGGCGTTCTTCCAGGCGCGGATGAGCGTCTCCTGCACCACGTCCTCGGCCCGCTGCCGGTCACCGGCGACGAGGCGGAGCACGTACGCGAGCAGCGGCCCGGCGTGTTCGCGGTAGAGGGCCCGCATCAGCTCCTCGTCGGGGGCCCCGGAGCCCGCGGGCGGCTCACCGCGTCGCCGGGACCTGTGCGGACGGTCACCGGCCACGGCGGCATCCTCACGCACCCGTACCTCCCGGTCGAGACCCTGGACCAGCTCTTCGACCATCGGTACGGGGGCGGGCGCCGAAGTGTTCAATCCACGGCCGGGATTCCTCACGGGGCGTGCGGCCGACCGGGACCGCTCCCCCGGCGGGGCACCCCCGGCGCTCCACGGGCGGGGGTGCCCGTCACGCGTCGGTGCCGACCGCGGCCATCCTGCGCCGGTGCCTGGCGACCCGTTCCCGGTTGCCGCACACCTCGCTGGAGCACCAGCGCCGACGCCCGCCGCGCGAGGTGTCCAGATAGAGGCGGCGGCAGGCGTCCCCCTCGCACCGCCGCAGCGTCGCACGGGCCGCCGGGTCCGTCAGCAGCTCCACGGCGTCTCTGGCCACGGCCGCGAGCAGCGCCCCGCAGCCGGGCTCGGCGCTCAG is a genomic window of Streptomyces sp. NBC_01237 containing:
- a CDS encoding sigma-70 family RNA polymerase sigma factor, producing MVEELVQGLDREVRVREDAAVAGDRPHRSRRRGEPPAGSGAPDEELMRALYREHAGPLLAYVLRLVAGDRQRAEDVVQETLIRAWKNAGRLDRATGSVRPWLVTVARRIVIDGHRSRRARPREVEPSPLEEMPAKDEIERALWLMTLADALDDLTPAHREALVETYFRGRTVNEAAEVLGVPGGTVRSRVFYALRSMKLALEERGITA